A genome region from Bradyrhizobium sp. WSM1417 includes the following:
- the rplQ gene encoding 50S ribosomal protein L17, whose amino-acid sequence MRHGKVHRKLNRTAEHRRAMFANMCAALIKHEQIVTTLPKAKELRPIVEKLITLGKKGGLAMRRQAISEMRDKDQVRKLFDTLAPRYKDRQGGYTRIIKAGFRYGDNAPMAVIEFVDRDVDAKGQDSGPVQEKEAEAA is encoded by the coding sequence ATGCGTCACGGCAAGGTTCATCGCAAGCTCAACCGCACCGCCGAGCATCGCCGCGCGATGTTCGCCAACATGTGCGCCGCGCTGATCAAGCACGAGCAGATCGTCACCACGCTGCCGAAGGCGAAGGAATTGCGTCCGATCGTCGAGAAGCTGATTACCCTCGGCAAGAAGGGCGGGCTGGCCATGCGCCGCCAGGCCATCTCCGAGATGCGCGACAAGGATCAGGTCAGGAAGTTGTTCGACACGCTCGCGCCCCGCTACAAGGACCGCCAGGGTGGCTACACCCGCATCATCAAGGCCGGCTTCCGCTACGGCGACAATGCGCCGATGGCCGTGATCGAGTTCGTCGACCGCGACGTCGATGCCAAGGGCCAGGACTCCGGTCCGGTGCAGGAAAAGGAAGCCGAGGCGGCGTAA
- a CDS encoding DNA-directed RNA polymerase subunit alpha — MGETVTIQKNWQELIRPNKLQVQPGSDPTRFATIVAEPLERGFGQTLGNALRRILLSSLQGAAVQSVHIDGVLHEFSSIAGVREDVTDIVLNIKDISIKMQGEGPKRMVVKKSGPGVVTAGDIQTVGDVVVLNPDLQICTLDEGAEIRMEFTVATGKGYVPAERNRPEDAPIGLIPVDSLYSPVRKVSYKVENTREGQILDYDKLTMTIETNGALTPDDSVAYAARILQDQLNVFVNFEEPRKEVAQEIIPDLAFNPAFLKKVDELELSVRSANCLKNDNIVYIGDLVQKSEAEMLRTPNFGRKSLNEIKEVLAQMGLHLGMEVPGWPPENIDELAKRFEDHY; from the coding sequence ATGGGTGAAACAGTGACGATCCAGAAAAATTGGCAAGAACTGATTCGGCCGAACAAGCTGCAGGTACAGCCCGGCAGCGATCCGACCCGTTTCGCGACCATCGTCGCCGAGCCGCTCGAGCGCGGCTTCGGCCAGACGCTCGGCAACGCGCTGCGCCGCATTCTGCTGTCCTCGCTCCAGGGCGCGGCGGTGCAGTCGGTGCACATCGACGGCGTGCTGCACGAGTTCTCCTCGATCGCGGGCGTCCGTGAGGACGTCACCGACATCGTGCTCAACATCAAGGACATCTCGATCAAGATGCAGGGCGAAGGCCCCAAGCGCATGGTCGTCAAGAAGTCCGGCCCGGGCGTCGTCACCGCCGGCGACATCCAGACCGTGGGCGACGTCGTCGTGCTCAATCCGGACCTGCAGATCTGCACGCTCGACGAGGGCGCCGAGATCCGCATGGAGTTCACGGTTGCAACCGGCAAGGGCTACGTGCCCGCCGAGCGCAACCGCCCCGAGGACGCGCCGATCGGCCTGATTCCGGTCGACAGCCTGTACTCGCCGGTCCGCAAGGTCTCCTACAAGGTCGAGAACACCCGCGAGGGCCAGATCCTCGACTACGACAAGCTGACCATGACGATCGAGACCAACGGCGCGCTGACGCCTGATGATTCCGTCGCCTACGCTGCGCGCATCCTGCAGGATCAGCTCAACGTGTTCGTCAACTTCGAAGAGCCGCGCAAGGAAGTCGCCCAGGAGATCATCCCGGACCTCGCCTTCAACCCGGCCTTCCTCAAGAAGGTGGACGAGCTCGAGCTGTCGGTGCGTTCGGCCAACTGCTTGAAGAACGACAACATCGTCTACATCGGCGACCTCGTGCAGAAGAGCGAAGCGGAAATGCTCCGCACTCCGAACTTCGGCCGCAAGTCGCTGAACGAGATCAAGGAAGTGCTGGCCCAGATGGGTCTGCACCTCGGCATGGAAGTGCCGGGCTGGCCGCCGGAGAACATCGACGAGCTCGCCAAGCGCTTCGAGGATCACTACTGA
- the rpsK gene encoding 30S ribosomal protein S11, whose product MGKEATRVRRRERKNIASGVAHVNSSFNNTTITITDAQGNTIAWSSAGTMGFKGSRKSTPYAAQVAAEDVSKKAQEHGMRTLEVEVAGPGSGRESALRALQAAGFTVTSIRDVTTIPHNGCRPRKRRRV is encoded by the coding sequence ATGGGCAAGGAAGCCACCCGCGTTCGTCGTCGTGAGCGCAAGAACATCGCCTCCGGCGTCGCGCACGTGAACTCGTCGTTCAACAACACGACCATCACCATCACCGACGCGCAGGGCAACACGATTGCCTGGTCCTCCGCCGGCACGATGGGCTTCAAGGGCTCGCGCAAGTCGACCCCGTATGCCGCACAGGTTGCCGCCGAGGACGTCTCCAAGAAGGCGCAGGAGCACGGCATGCGCACGCTGGAAGTCGAAGTCGCCGGTCCCGGTTCGGGCCGCGAATCAGCGCTCCGGGCGCTCCAGGCCGCAGGCTTCACCGTCACCTCGATCCGCGACGTGACCACGATCCCGCACAACGGTTGCCGTCCCCGCAAGCGTCGGCGCGTTTGA
- the rpsM gene encoding 30S ribosomal protein S13 translates to MARIAGVNIPTNKRVLIALQYIHGIGQKIAGEILDKVKIPVDRRVNQLSDAEVLQIREVIDRDYMVEGDLRREVGINIKRLMDLGCYRGLRHRRGLPVRGQRTHTNARTRKGPAKAIAGKKK, encoded by the coding sequence GTGGCCCGTATTGCCGGCGTGAACATCCCGACCAACAAGCGCGTGCTGATCGCGCTCCAGTACATCCATGGCATCGGTCAGAAGATCGCCGGTGAGATTCTGGACAAGGTGAAGATCCCGGTGGATCGTCGCGTCAATCAGCTCAGCGACGCCGAAGTGCTCCAGATCCGCGAAGTGATCGACCGCGACTATATGGTCGAGGGCGATCTGCGTCGTGAAGTCGGCATCAACATCAAGCGTCTGATGGACCTCGGCTGCTATCGCGGCCTGCGTCATCGTCGCGGTCTGCCGGTGCGTGGCCAGCGGACCCACACCAATGCGCGTACGCGCAAGGGTCCGGCCAAGGCCATCGCCGGCAAGAAGAAGTAA
- a CDS encoding chloride channel protein, translating into MLWPLSTRHKRLFRLTSARWQRRAIFVLGGIGVGAAAVALAQLADLAQHAFALLLAQSRYAVLAVTPLGFMLSAYLTTRMFPNAQGSGIPQAIAARHLTDQTARESLVSIRIAIGKVILTLFGLLCGGSVGREGPSVQVGASIMFALGRVSPRRQPGLILAGAAAGVAAAFNTPLAGIVFGIEEMSRAFETRTSSLIIAAVIAAGLTSLALMGNYAYFGSSATSLARGTDWLAVPVCGVVGGVAGGVFSRIVIVMARGFAHPFGRAVKGHPLWFALACGLAVAICGIVSGDTVYGTGYQQVKTALEQGAPLPQDFGILKLLATTFAAISGIPGGIFSPSLAVGAGLGSNIASFFHDAPLGAIMLLGMVSYFAGVVQAPITAFVIVTEMTDNHAMVVPLMAAALIAHATSRLICEEGIYHALATGFIERATRPPETNAAPASS; encoded by the coding sequence ATGCTCTGGCCCCTCTCGACCCGCCATAAACGCCTGTTCAGGCTGACATCCGCGCGATGGCAGCGGCGGGCGATCTTCGTGCTTGGTGGGATCGGGGTTGGCGCCGCGGCGGTGGCGCTGGCGCAACTCGCTGATCTCGCCCAGCACGCCTTTGCACTGCTGTTGGCCCAGTCGCGGTACGCCGTGCTCGCAGTGACACCTCTCGGCTTCATGCTCTCGGCCTATCTGACCACCCGGATGTTCCCGAACGCACAGGGCAGCGGCATTCCTCAGGCGATCGCCGCACGGCATCTGACCGACCAGACGGCGCGCGAGAGCCTGGTCTCGATCCGAATCGCGATCGGAAAGGTGATCCTCACCTTGTTCGGTCTGCTGTGCGGTGGCTCCGTCGGTCGGGAAGGACCAAGCGTTCAAGTCGGCGCTTCCATCATGTTCGCGCTCGGCCGCGTCTCGCCACGCCGCCAGCCCGGATTGATCCTGGCCGGCGCGGCTGCTGGCGTCGCGGCCGCCTTCAACACGCCGCTGGCGGGGATCGTCTTCGGCATCGAAGAGATGAGCCGGGCTTTCGAGACGCGTACCAGCAGTCTCATCATCGCGGCGGTGATCGCGGCCGGCCTGACCTCGCTCGCGCTGATGGGCAACTACGCCTATTTCGGCAGCAGTGCGACGTCTCTTGCCCGCGGCACCGACTGGCTGGCGGTTCCGGTGTGCGGCGTGGTTGGTGGCGTGGCCGGCGGCGTCTTCAGCCGCATCGTCATCGTGATGGCGCGCGGCTTCGCCCATCCGTTCGGGCGTGCGGTCAAGGGCCACCCTTTGTGGTTCGCGCTCGCGTGCGGATTGGCGGTCGCGATCTGCGGCATCGTCTCCGGCGATACGGTCTATGGCACAGGTTACCAGCAGGTAAAGACGGCCCTGGAGCAGGGCGCACCGCTGCCGCAGGACTTCGGCATCCTCAAGCTTCTCGCCACCACCTTCGCGGCGATCAGTGGCATACCCGGCGGAATTTTTTCACCGTCACTCGCGGTTGGAGCCGGCCTCGGCAGCAATATCGCGTCCTTCTTCCACGACGCTCCGCTCGGTGCGATCATGTTGCTCGGCATGGTCTCCTATTTTGCCGGTGTGGTGCAGGCGCCGATCACCGCTTTCGTCATCGTGACCGAGATGACCGACAATCACGCCATGGTGGTGCCGTTGATGGCCGCCGCCCTGATTGCACACGCCACCTCGCGGCTGATCTGCGAGGAGGGGATCTACCACGCGCTCGCCACGGGCTTTATCGAGCGGGCGACGCGTCCTCCGGAGACGAATGCGGCGCCCGCTTCGAGCTAG
- a CDS encoding SDR family NAD(P)-dependent oxidoreductase, whose amino-acid sequence MNIDLSGKTALVTGSSAGIGHAIAKGLAGSGASVVINGRGQDKVDAAVRKLEGAGGKVRGIAADVSTAAGCKALAAALPDVDILINNAGIFEPKDFFDIPDEDWSRFFEVNVMSGVRLSRAYMKGMLKRNWGRIVFISSESGLNIPVEMIHYGMSKTAQLSVARGLAQLTRGTGVTVNSVLPGPTMSEGVETFVKDLAKQNGQSLDEAAANFVKQHRPSSLLQRFASVDEIANMVVYAASKEASATNGAALRAEGGIVNTIA is encoded by the coding sequence ATGAACATCGACCTTTCCGGAAAGACCGCCCTCGTGACCGGCTCGAGCGCCGGCATCGGCCACGCCATCGCCAAGGGCCTTGCCGGCTCGGGTGCGAGCGTCGTGATCAACGGACGCGGCCAGGACAAGGTCGATGCGGCCGTGCGCAAGCTGGAGGGAGCGGGCGGAAAGGTCCGCGGCATCGCCGCCGACGTCTCGACCGCGGCGGGCTGCAAGGCGCTGGCCGCGGCGCTGCCAGACGTCGACATCCTCATCAACAATGCCGGCATCTTCGAGCCAAAGGACTTTTTCGACATTCCGGACGAAGACTGGAGCCGCTTCTTCGAGGTCAACGTCATGAGCGGCGTGCGTCTGTCACGCGCGTATATGAAGGGCATGCTCAAGCGCAACTGGGGCCGCATCGTCTTCATCTCCTCGGAATCCGGGCTCAACATTCCCGTCGAGATGATCCACTACGGCATGAGCAAGACGGCGCAGCTCTCGGTCGCGCGCGGCCTGGCGCAGCTCACACGCGGTACCGGCGTCACCGTCAATTCCGTGCTGCCAGGCCCGACCATGTCGGAGGGTGTGGAGACGTTCGTGAAGGACCTCGCCAAGCAGAACGGCCAGTCGCTGGATGAGGCCGCGGCCAATTTCGTCAAACAACATCGCCCAAGCTCGCTGCTCCAGCGCTTCGCCAGCGTCGACGAGATCGCCAACATGGTGGTTTATGCGGCTTCGAAGGAAGCCTCCGCGACCAACGGCGCGGCGTTGCGTGCCGAGGGCGGCATCGTCAACACGATTGCCTGA
- a CDS encoding DUF1330 domain-containing protein — protein MPAYVISEVEVRDRAAMEAYRTLAAATIAQYGGRYLVRGGATEVVEGGPPPKTIIIVEFPSMARAQEWYASPEYAEALKLRQTALERRLMFVEGVVPV, from the coding sequence ATGCCGGCCTATGTGATCTCGGAAGTCGAGGTACGCGACAGAGCCGCGATGGAGGCCTATCGCACGCTAGCTGCCGCAACCATCGCGCAATATGGCGGCCGCTATCTCGTCCGCGGCGGCGCCACTGAGGTGGTGGAGGGCGGCCCGCCGCCCAAAACCATCATCATCGTGGAGTTCCCATCGATGGCGCGGGCGCAGGAATGGTATGCGTCGCCGGAATATGCGGAGGCGCTAAAGCTGCGGCAGACGGCGCTGGAGCGACGGTTGATGTTCGTCGAGGGCGTGGTTCCAGTCTAG